Within Microbaculum marinisediminis, the genomic segment GTCATGCAGCCGATGCCCATGGTCAGGCTGTCGCCGGAGTCGGCGATGCCATACTCCTTCATCTTGGCGATGGAGAAGGCGATCTGCTCGTCGGTCATCTCCGGATTGTCCGTCTTGATGAGCGCGTTGGCAGCCGTGTTGTCGCCGTACAGATAGTTGTACCAGCCGATGATCGAGGCTTCGACGAAGCGCTTGGTGATGTCAGGGTTGGCTTCGACATAATCCTTCATGCCCTCGATCAGGTTCGAGTAGGTGTTGAAGCCGGAGTCGGCGAGCAGGAAGATCTTGGGTTCCCAGCCCGCTTCCTTCTCGATGGCGTAGGGCTCCGACGTTACATATCCCTGCTGGGCGGACTGCTTGTCGGCGATGAACGGCGCCGAATTGAAGGTGTAAGGCTTGTACTGGGCGTCGTTGAAGCCTTCGAAGTCGGACTTCATCCACAGGAAGTACGACGAGTAGCCGTCCTTCGACAGGTACAGCGTCGGCAGTTTGGCGAGGTCCTCGAATGCCTCCACGCCCGCATCCGGATGGGCGAGCAGAACCTGCGGTTCCTTCTGGAAGATCGCGGCGACCTCGATGAGAGGAATGCCCTGTTCGGCGGCGTCGAACGGCGAGAGCATGTTGCCCTGCATGTAGAAGTCGATCTTGCCGGCGATCAGCAGGGCCTGGTTGCCGGCCTGCGGGCCGCCTTGGCGGATGGTGACCTTCAGGCCGTACTCTTCGTACGTGCCGTCGGCGATCGCCTGGTAGAAGCCGCCGTGCTCGGCCTGGGCGAGCCAGTTCGTGCCGAACGTGATTTCATCCAGCGCCGCGGCCTGGCTGGAAAGTCCGATGGCGGCCAGAACGGCACCGATTGCCGGGATCGTGCGATTGAGCAAGGACATCCGGAAATACCTCCCTTATTGACGAACCGGGGGTCGGCGTCGACGCCCCGGAAACTCGGTCAGAAATGCAACGGATCGAATTGCGAACCGGGTCTTCGAAGCAAACCCCGTGCCCCCAGTTTCGCGGCTCGGCCCGCGCGCGAATCTAATAATTTCCCGTGATCCCGGGCCTCAAGAAACAGGCAACCAGGCGATGGCTGCTCACCCTATCATCACGGTCGGGGAGGGAACAGGCTCGACAAAGCCGTAAAATTGGTGTGTTGCGGCCAGTGGAGTATCGACGCCGTCGATCATGCCGCTAGCGCCTGGGAGTCAGCCGTGCTCATTGCCCAGATCTCCGATCTGCATTTCCGTGTCCGTGGCGTGCGGTTGTTCGGCGCCGTCGATACCTATGGTGCGACGCAACGGGCGATCGACCACCTCCTGGCGCTGACCCCGCGCCCCGACGCCGTGATCGTCACCGGCGATCTCGTCAACGACGGTGCCGACGAGGACTATGCGGCGCTGGCCGATCTCTTCCGGCGCCTGCCGATGCCGGTCTATCCGATCCCCGGCAATCACGACCGGCGCGAACTGGTCCGCAGGCATCTGTCCTATACCGGTGTGCTGCCATCCGTGGGACCGCTGCGCTACGCTGTCGAGGAGCATCCGGTCCGGCTCGTCGGGCTGGATACGCTGGTGGAAGGGGCGGACGCAGGACGCCTCGGCGGGGAGCAGCTCGACTGGCTCGACGGGACGCTTGCCGCGGCGCCCGGGACGCCGACCCTGCTGTTCCTGCACCATCCGCCGTTCGCGACCGGGATCGGCTTCATGGACGAGATCCTGCTGGAGGATTGGCGTGCGCTCGCCGCGGTCGTCGCGCGCCATCGCCAGATCGAGGCGGTCACCTGCGGGCATGTCCATCGGCCGGTGCAGACGCGGTTCGCGGGCACGATCGCGTCGATCGCACCGGGAACGGCGCATCAGGTGACGCTCGATTTCGGTCCGGATGCACCGGCGGCCTGGATTGCCGAGCCGCCTGCCTGCCTGCTGCATCTTTGGTGCCCGCAGGCAGGGCTCGTCAGCCATGTCAGTTATATCGGCAACTACGGGCCGGGCGTTCTGTTCGCTTGACATCCCCGGCGCTTGTGAAAACCCCGGGGCCTGTGATGTCACGGGCGCTTGCGGATGCGGGACAGGGGATAGGCGGAGATCTCCGCCAGCAATTTCGCATAGCCGGCGACGACGTGGTCGAAGATCGCCTTGCCGATGTCCGCCGTCGCCTTGCTGGCGTCACCGGCAACGCCGGCGGGGTGGATGTCCTGCGCCTGCCAGCCGATGCCGACGCCGCCGACATAGGTGAGTTTCTCGTAGTCGCCGGCGATTTCGGCCATGACGGGCCTGAAATCCTCGGCCTTGTCCATGCGGACCAGGTCGGGGGCGAGGTGCAGGATCAGCGATGTCTCGACCTGGCCGCCATGGATGCCGTGCCGTGCTTCCTCAGGCGAAACGAGGCCTTCGGGCGTTCCCATGTGCCACCAGCTCGACGAGACGCACAGCATCTCGTGGCGCACGCGCAGTTCGCGGGCGACGATCTCCATCACCTGCGGCTGACCGCCATGCGCGTTGATGAACAGCATCTTGCGCACGCCGGAGCGGGCGACGCTCTCGCCGATCTCGCGCCATACCGCGATCAGCGTTTCGGCCGGAAGGGTCAGCGTGCCGGGGAAATCGATGTGTTCGTTGGACTTGCCGACCGGCATCACCGGCAGGAGCAGGACCGGCAGATCGGGAGCCGCCGCCGCGACGGCGGCCTCGGCCACGGCGCCGGCGACGAGCGCGTCGGTGGCGACGGGAAGATGCGGGCCGTGCTGCTCGATGGCGCCGACCGGCAGCACCGCGACGGTCCGGTTGGGATCAAGCGATTCGAAATCAACGGTGGTGAGGTCTTGCCAGCGGCGCAGCGCGGTCATTAGCGTCTCCGGAATCGAAAACTCGTTCGGCGGGAGCAGTCATGGTAACGCATCACACGCCGGGGGGCATCCGTCCTCCCTTCGCCCGGTACAGCCATGGCGTCGAAATCGCGCCGGGCGCGCGGCTGATGCTGTGTTCCGGCCAGCTCGGCATCGCGGCCGATGACGCGATCCCCGACAGCGCCGCCGACCAGACCCGACTGTGCTTCGAGAACATCCGCGCGATCCTCGCCTCGGGAGGCATGACGCTGGCCGATATCGTGCGCATCAACGCCTTTGTGTCCGACCGGGCCTACCTGAAGGACTACATGGCTGCGCGCGACGCGTTCACCGCCGATCCGCCGCCGGCCTCGACGCTGATGGTGGTGTCGGGATTCGCGCGACCGGAGTTCAAGGTCGAAGTCGAGGTCATCGCGGCCAGGGTGGATTGACCATGCGCAGATGGATCAAGGATCCGCTCGCGATCCTCACCGGCGATACAGCGGGAGCCAATTCGGCGGGAGCCAATTCGGGGGGCGGGGCCGAACGCGGCATCGTCGTGGAGGGCGGACGCATCGTCGAGCTGGTCGGCAGGGGCCAGGAGCCCGCCGCGCCGGTCGACGCGGTCTTCGACGCGAGCCGCCATGTCGTGCTGCCGGGCCTCGTCAACACCCATCATCATTTCTTCCAGACGCTGACGCGGGCGCATCCCGACGCCATCAACAAGGAGCTGTTCCCCTGGCTGCAGGCGCTTTATCCGGTCTGGAGCCGGCTGACGCCCGAAGGCTTCCGGCTGGCGACGCGGCTGGCGCTGACTGAGCTGCTGATGTCGGGCTGCACGGCGGCCTCCGACCATCATTACCTGTTTCCCGACGGCCTCGAGAGCGCGATGGACATCCAGGTCGAGGAGGCGACCGCGCTGGGCATGCGGATGACGGTGACGCGCGGCTCGATGAACCTGTCGGCGAAGGACGGCGGCCTGCCGCCCGACAGCGTCGTCCAGGACGAGGACACGATCCTCTCAGATTGCGAGCGGGTGCTGTCGCGATACCACGACACCAGCGAAGGCGGACTGATCCGCGTGGCGCTCGCCCCGTGTGCGCCGTTCACCGTCACCAAGCGGCTGATGACGGACTCGGTCGGGCTCGCCGAGCGCTTCGACTGCCGGCTGCACACCCATCTCGGCGAGACCCACGACGAGGACGCCTACTGCCTCGCGCATTACGGTTGCCGTCCGGTCGAGTACCTGGAAGAGCTCGGCTGGATGAACGAGCGGGTGTGGCTCGCCCACGGCATCCATTTCAACGACGACGAAGTGGAGCGCCTCGGCAGTCACCGGGTCGGCGTCAGCCATTGCCCGACCTCCAACATGGTGCTCGCCTCCGGACAGTGTCGCACCAAGGAGCTTGAAGCCATGGGGGCCCCGGTCGGGCTCGGCGTGGACGGTTCCGCCTCCAACGACAGTTCCAATCTGATGGAAGGCGTGCGTCACGCGCTGATGATCAACCGGCTGACATACGGGTCTGGCGCGGTCACGCATTTCGACGCGTTGCGCTGGGCCACCGAGGGCTCGGCCCGGTGCCTGGGCCGCGACGATATCGGCGCCATCGCGGTCGGCAAGCAGGCGGACCTTGCGATGTACACGCTCGACGAGCTCCGCTTCTCCGGCGCCGGCGATCCGCTCGCTGCCCTCGTCCTGTGCGGAGCACACAAGGCCGACCGGGTGATGCTCGCCGGCGAATGGAAGGTCGAGGACGGCATGCCTGTCGGCATCGACGTGGAGCGTCTCAGGGTCGAGCACGGCACGGCGGCGAAGCGGTTTCTGGAGGCCTTGTGAGATGGCAGTGCCCGTGCCTTCGCTTCCTCCGAGCCGCTTCTGGCAGGACCTCACCACCGCCGACTTCGAGGCCGACACGTCTGGCTGGATCGCCGTGCTGCCGATCGCGGCGACAGAGCAGCATGGGCCGCATCTGCCGACCGGCGTCGACACGGTCATCGCCGACGGTCTGATCGGGCAAGCGGTCGAACGTATGTCTGCCGACCTGCCGGCGCTTGTCCTGCCGACGATTGCAGTCGGCAAGAGCGACGAGCATTTCGGTTTTCCCGGAACGCTGAACATCGACGGGCGACCCCTGCTCGACATGCTGGAGGCCCTCGGCGACTCGGTCGCCCGCGCGGGGCTGCGCAAACTGGTGATCATGAGTTCGCACGGCGGCAACAGCGAGGTGATGGGCCTTGCCGCCCGGGCGCTTCGCATTCGCCATCGCATGCTCGTTGTCGCAACGAGCTGGGCGCGAATGGGCTATCCCGCCGGTCTGTTCGATGAAGCCGAAATCGCCCACGGCATTCATGCCGGCGACATCGAGACTTCGCTGATGCTGCACCTGAAGCCGCAGGCTGTGCGCGCGGCCGAGTGCGACGATTTCGTGTCGGCGTCGGTTGCGATGGAAGACGAGTTCGACGTCCTGCGCGGCACCGGCCGTACGGCGTTCGCCTGGATGACGGCGGACCTCAGTTCGAGCGGAGCCTGCGGAAACGCGGCGGCGGCGTCCGCGGAGAAGGGCCGCCTGGCTGCCGATTTCGTCGTCGATCGCTTCCTCGCGCTCCTCGGCGACGTCGATCGCTTCAATCTTTCGCGACTCTGCGGGTGACGCATTCGTACGCTTGGATATTGCGCCGCACACAACGTGCCCCCTATCAGAGGGTTGTCTTAGCCAGCATTTGGCGATGACATAAGCACCAGGGGAGACGCGGTTTCGCGCGTTGTCCCAATAACCGACAAAGCCGGCGCAATGCCGGCGTCGAAACTAATCTGTGACGGAAGGAGATGTGATGAGATATCTGGCATTCGGCGCTTTTGCCGTGGCTTTGGCCGTCGGCGCGGGTGGCGCCTCGGCCCAGCAAAAGTTCGTCTCCATCGGCACCGGCGGAATCACCGGCGTCTACTATCCCACCGGCGGTGCGATCTGCCGGCTGGTGAACAAGGACCGCAAGGAGCACGGCATCCGCTGCTCGGCGGAATCGACCGGCGGCTCCGTCTACAACGTCAACACAATCCAGGGCGGCGAGCTCGAGTTCGGCGTCGCCCAGTCCGACGTTCAGTACAATGCCTATGAGGGCAAGGCGCAGTGGGACGGCAAGCCGTTCAAGGGCCTGCGCTCCGTGTTCTCGGTGCATCCCGAGCCCGCCACGCTCGTGGCCCGCGCCGACTCCGGCATCAAGAGTTACAAGGATCTCGCCGATAAGTCGGTGAATATCGGCAATCCGGGTTCGGGCCAGCGCGCCCTGTGGGATTCCCTGAACGAAGCCGGCGTCGTGGATACGGACGCGCTCAAGCTTGCCGCCGAGCTTAAGCCCGCGGAGACGGGGCAGGCGCTGTGCGACGGCAAGATCGATGCGTATTTCTACACGGTCGGCCATCCGTCGGCGCTGATCCAGGAGACGTTGTCGACCTGCGATGCCGTGATCGCCGACGTGGCCGGTCCCGAAATCGAGAGCTTCATCTCCGAGAAGCCCTACTATCGGTTGGCGACGATTGCCGCCGGCACCTATGCGGGCCAGGACAACGACGTGAACACCTTCGGCGTCGGCGCGACGTTCGTGACGTCCGAGGACGTTCCCGAGGACGTCGTCTACACCGTGGTGAAGGCCGTGTTCGACAATTTCGACGACTTCAAGGGTCTGCACCCCGCTTTCGCCAATCTGAAAGAGGAGGAGATGGTCAAGGACGGCTTGTCCGCGCCCCTGCATCCCGGTGCGGTGAAGTACTACAAGGAACGCGGCTGGATGTGAGTGTTCCGGAAGGGGCGGCCAGACGGCCGCCCCTTTTCGCTTCAATTCCGATTTTCAGGCGTAGCCGGATTTTTCGCCGGCGGAACGTCGCTGGGGGGCGACGGATTGTGAGAGATCCGAGGGCGGCATGGCGGAAGACATCCAAAAGCGCGAGATCGACGTCGACGAACTGGTAGCGCAGGTCGATACCGGCGCACGCAGCGTTTCCGGCGCCGTCGGTCGCTTCATCGCCGGGCTGGCGTTTGTCTGGTCGCTGTTTCAGCTCTACGTCGCCTCGAACGTTCCCTTCTGGATTACCGAGACGATCGGCGTCAACGTCGTCCTCAACAACTTCGAGGTGCGCGTCGTTCACCTCGCCTTCGCGCTGGCGCTGGCCGCGCTCGCCTATCCGCTGTTCAAGTCGAGCGGGCGCCACCACATTCCCTGGTACGACTGGCTGCTGGCGATCCTCGGCGTCTATGCCTGCCTCTACCTGATCGTTTTCGACGAGGCGATCTCCGCCCGCGCCGGACTGCCGACCACGGGTGACCTGGTTGCCGCGACGATCGGTATGGTGGTGCTGGCCATCGCGGTCTATCGCTCGCTCGGCCTGCCCCTGGTCATCGTCGCCGGCGTCTTCGTCTGTTACGTGTTCTTCGGCGACGCCAATTGGCTGCCGGAGGCGATTCAGTGGAAGGGCGCCTCCTACGGCAAGGCCATGTGGCACTACTGGATGCAGACCGAGGGCGTCTTCGGCGTCGCGCTCGGGGTGTCCGCCTCGATGATCTTCCTGTTCGTCCTGTTCGGCTCGCTCCTGGAGAAGGCCGGCGCGGGCAACTACTTCATCAAGCTCGCCTTCGCCATGCTCGGCCACCTGCGTGGCGGGCCGGCCAAGGCCGCCGTCGTTGCCTCGGCGCTGTCGGGCCTTTACTCGGGCTCGTCGATCGCGAACGTCGTCACCACCGGCACGTTCACCATCCCGCTGATGAAGCGGACC encodes:
- a CDS encoding TAXI family TRAP transporter solute-binding subunit, with the protein product MRYLAFGAFAVALAVGAGGASAQQKFVSIGTGGITGVYYPTGGAICRLVNKDRKEHGIRCSAESTGGSVYNVNTIQGGELEFGVAQSDVQYNAYEGKAQWDGKPFKGLRSVFSVHPEPATLVARADSGIKSYKDLADKSVNIGNPGSGQRALWDSLNEAGVVDTDALKLAAELKPAETGQALCDGKIDAYFYTVGHPSALIQETLSTCDAVIADVAGPEIESFISEKPYYRLATIAAGTYAGQDNDVNTFGVGATFVTSEDVPEDVVYTVVKAVFDNFDDFKGLHPAFANLKEEEMVKDGLSAPLHPGAVKYYKERGWM
- a CDS encoding RidA family protein, which encodes MVTHHTPGGIRPPFARYSHGVEIAPGARLMLCSGQLGIAADDAIPDSAADQTRLCFENIRAILASGGMTLADIVRINAFVSDRAYLKDYMAARDAFTADPPPASTLMVVSGFARPEFKVEVEVIAARVD
- a CDS encoding ABC transporter substrate-binding protein, producing the protein MSLLNRTIPAIGAVLAAIGLSSQAAALDEITFGTNWLAQAEHGGFYQAIADGTYEEYGLKVTIRQGGPQAGNQALLIAGKIDFYMQGNMLSPFDAAEQGIPLIEVAAIFQKEPQVLLAHPDAGVEAFEDLAKLPTLYLSKDGYSSYFLWMKSDFEGFNDAQYKPYTFNSAPFIADKQSAQQGYVTSEPYAIEKEAGWEPKIFLLADSGFNTYSNLIEGMKDYVEANPDITKRFVEASIIGWYNYLYGDNTAANALIKTDNPEMTDEQIAFSIAKMKEYGIADSGDSLTMGIGCMTDERQKDFYEKMVRAGVVKAGIDYTTTYTTEYVCKGLGLDLKK
- a CDS encoding creatininase family protein, translating into MTALRRWQDLTTVDFESLDPNRTVAVLPVGAIEQHGPHLPVATDALVAGAVAEAAVAAAAPDLPVLLLPVMPVGKSNEHIDFPGTLTLPAETLIAVWREIGESVARSGVRKMLFINAHGGQPQVMEIVARELRVRHEMLCVSSSWWHMGTPEGLVSPEEARHGIHGGQVETSLILHLAPDLVRMDKAEDFRPVMAEIAGDYEKLTYVGGVGIGWQAQDIHPAGVAGDASKATADIGKAIFDHVVAGYAKLLAEISAYPLSRIRKRP
- a CDS encoding 8-oxoguanine deaminase; its protein translation is MRRWIKDPLAILTGDTAGANSAGANSGGGAERGIVVEGGRIVELVGRGQEPAAPVDAVFDASRHVVLPGLVNTHHHFFQTLTRAHPDAINKELFPWLQALYPVWSRLTPEGFRLATRLALTELLMSGCTAASDHHYLFPDGLESAMDIQVEEATALGMRMTVTRGSMNLSAKDGGLPPDSVVQDEDTILSDCERVLSRYHDTSEGGLIRVALAPCAPFTVTKRLMTDSVGLAERFDCRLHTHLGETHDEDAYCLAHYGCRPVEYLEELGWMNERVWLAHGIHFNDDEVERLGSHRVGVSHCPTSNMVLASGQCRTKELEAMGAPVGLGVDGSASNDSSNLMEGVRHALMINRLTYGSGAVTHFDALRWATEGSARCLGRDDIGAIAVGKQADLAMYTLDELRFSGAGDPLAALVLCGAHKADRVMLAGEWKVEDGMPVGIDVERLRVEHGTAAKRFLEAL
- a CDS encoding creatininase family protein, encoding MAVPVPSLPPSRFWQDLTTADFEADTSGWIAVLPIAATEQHGPHLPTGVDTVIADGLIGQAVERMSADLPALVLPTIAVGKSDEHFGFPGTLNIDGRPLLDMLEALGDSVARAGLRKLVIMSSHGGNSEVMGLAARALRIRHRMLVVATSWARMGYPAGLFDEAEIAHGIHAGDIETSLMLHLKPQAVRAAECDDFVSASVAMEDEFDVLRGTGRTAFAWMTADLSSSGACGNAAAASAEKGRLAADFVVDRFLALLGDVDRFNLSRLCG
- a CDS encoding phosphodiesterase, which gives rise to MLIAQISDLHFRVRGVRLFGAVDTYGATQRAIDHLLALTPRPDAVIVTGDLVNDGADEDYAALADLFRRLPMPVYPIPGNHDRRELVRRHLSYTGVLPSVGPLRYAVEEHPVRLVGLDTLVEGADAGRLGGEQLDWLDGTLAAAPGTPTLLFLHHPPFATGIGFMDEILLEDWRALAAVVARHRQIEAVTCGHVHRPVQTRFAGTIASIAPGTAHQVTLDFGPDAPAAWIAEPPACLLHLWCPQAGLVSHVSYIGNYGPGVLFA